Below is a genomic region from Raphanus sativus cultivar WK10039 chromosome 4, ASM80110v3, whole genome shotgun sequence.
TTATCGGTATTCCATTGAAGGAAATGGCAGGGTCTTGGTCTATCAGTACATGCCCCAAAGTACATTTTGGAAAACATCTCTTTCACTGGAGTGACCAAAGTTTGAGTCCACTagcattgacaaaaaaaacacaagtaaaacataagaaaaatttaagcaattttttaaaaatattatgaaataaaaatttgaaatttcaattttagaattttagataaacatattttatacataCATTTTTGGGAAGTGTATTTATGCAAATGGTTGACTTGTTACAACTTGTCTGAAATTTATGCAAATAGTTGATTTGTTATGAAAATAGACCATATCCGAGCTGAAGGTGATATCCATATCACAACATGGTTCCGGAAGATGCTTCGTGCGGAATACACTTTTTTGGAAGCTATTGAAGGATCTTGTGCAGTCTTCTGAGCATAACGAGATCGAAATGGCTGAGCACAACGAGATCGAGATGGCTGAGCACAATGAGATTATCGAGAACAAAGCAATCCCACTACAAATTCTCAGAGATACAACAAACAACTTTGGAGTCGAGAATTTACTCGGAAAAGACCGGTTTGGATCCGTATATAGAGGTACACTGCAAGATGGAAGGAATATTGCAGTTAAGAAAATGAACAACCCGATGGAGTAGTGACTAATAAATACTAAATGTAACTAATAAATACTAAATGTagctatatataaatattcatttaatttttacatgACTTAAAGGTAAAATCTTGATAACTTTAAAAGGttgtatatacatttttttggtcaaaggttgtatatacattaaaaacacaaaataatttaaaataaacaatacatAGTAAAACATAACcaaaatttaagaaatttttttacaaaaaaaatctgaaaataaataatttagatctcagttttagattttagataaaacatattttatatatacatgttttgtGAATGACGTACTAACAAGATGAACTTGTGTTGTCTAAGGGTTACATGAATTCTTGATCGATAAGGGTTATGACGAATTCGTGATTGTTCTTTAATAGATTTTCGCAGTTCATCTTTACTCCTCCATAATTTAGATCTGATTTTAGCTGGTTCAACTTTGGTTTATGTTTTCCTCTTCAGTCAAAAGGGGGAAAATCAAAAACTTATTTCTGATATAGTAACATTGTTAGCACTACTAACAAAatttttgtgtttatgttttattctataCGCTTTACCGTAACATATTCATATACACATGTCAGTTTAGCCGTAAAAGTGTTATCCTCGTTTCCCCACTAACAGATCACATTATCAGATAGTAATGCTCATATGCACATGTCAATCTAGCAGAGTAAGAGTTCAGTTCTTTCTCCAATTAACATATCACATTATCAAATATGATTTTGAGAttttgatgaaaatatataattttgcatttttgtaagaaaatgtaattttgtaaatttggcgaaaatgtgattttaccaaaaaaaatatgatgttGTGGTTTTATTGTAGAAACGTGTTTTTGCAAATTTAGTAGAAAgcatgattttaattttgtcTTCTAATGTTTGATTTGTAGGATTATTGAACACACATGTCTAAATGATTTTTGGCCCATATCTTTTCGGGTAAACTCGATCTTGGGCATAACCAAATCAAAACCATATTACTGTAATCGGAACCAGGCTAACCCATAGTCATTATACCCAATTTACATCCCTAGTTGTGAGTACTGTAAACTCATGACCTCTCACTTGTTCATTCCCACGTCGTCGAGCATTAGCCAAACTCAAGCAAGGCTCAATCAATCTTCTCATAAACTCAAACAAGTTTTCATACTTCGGTACAACAAAAGTATTGATTGTCAAAAGCAAAACTGCTTTGCCCAAAAAGAAAAGGGtaaaagaatatacaaatcCAATTCCAATACATAAAAAGAACATACATCCATggtaaaagattaaacaaataTGTAAACAAGTTTTCTTccctattttgatttttatccAAAACCACCCACTTAACATAATCTGAGTCAGTATAACACATTGAGAAGCTGCCGTTGCTTAGCTTCATCTGAGCGTAGTGAGTAGATATCCGGTGGAGCTGTGATGCCTCCTTGCTGTACCAGTTTACCATTCTTCGGTTTGTGTTGATCGAGATAAACAACAACGACGCTTATGTCGTCATGGAAATGTCTTCGAACTCCTCTGGCGATTTTCTTCATATCTCCATAtctcatttctctcttctttgCAGCTTCCTCGAGAGCTGCTCTTACGAGTCTTCGTGCAATTCCCTGTAGTAGACCACAGAGAGTTAGAAATCTAAAATGTAGCTAGTAGAAAGTAAAAGACACAATAAACTTCGAGTTTAGGATATGGCAAACTTACAGCTCTTGGGTGTTTGAGTACAATCTCTACGGCTGCTTCATCAGTAAGATGTTCCCAGAGACCGTCTGATGCAAATATGAGAAACAAGTCCTGTGGCTTAAGCTTCCTTACAATGATGGAGGGTTCAGCTGTCATCGCAGGTCTCCTCAAAGGAATGGGATTCCCATGTTGCTGGAACACCGGATCCCTGTAAAACTCTGGTTTCTTCAAGTACACATCCCCAATTGATCTCGATACCTATAGAGAAGCACATATACAAACGATTTAGCTAAACTCATATAGTCATATACAACGAGCTCAACAACATTCATGGAAAGGTtcatcaacaaccacaaagcATATCTCTTCATAATCATGTAGAGCTCTGACTACACTGGGGAAGAAACGTTGCAGGAGCCCCTTGTGAAGGATTCCTGGAACATTACAATCCCCCATCTATATCAAACTTAAAGTTACTCAAAAGAGAGAAGACACCATCATCACACTACTACACCTTTTATGCATATAAACACATATTCACCATAGATACTAACATATCACAGAAGCAAACAAGTAAAAAAGCTCTAAGTAACGTACCTGAATAATGCCTTTAATCCTCCAAACTCCACGAATATACATAACAATCTGCGAATCATCAGGGTTAAGCGCCTTAACCTCCTTCCTCACTTCTTCAACAGCAACGTTATGATCAGTAGACAACCTCTCAGCTACAGCAACCCCTGAAACCACTCTCCCAAGAACCGCTCTCGAGTCCCCAAGATTCGCAACGTACAGCGTACCATCGGAGATAGCACCAAAGAGACAGCAAGTCCCCACAGTAGCCATCTGCGGTTTCGACGGTAAGGATCGTTTAACCATATGACAGAAATCATCCTCAGTTTCTTTAAATGCTTTTCTAATCACATCCACAGAGAGtcctccttcttctttagcGAACTCTgcaaattaatgaaaaaaaaatcagatttttggAAGCTTTTGATATTGGAATGATGAGAAagatgtgattttttttactgTGGATGTAAGGGAAGAGATGTCTGTTAACGAATCTAGAAGCTTCGGGTCCGCCGTGGCCGTCGTGGACGCCGACGTAAGTGGCGGAGGATGATGTGAAGACCTGACTCTGATCCTCTAGTCTCGAATTGGCTTGAACTACCGCGATCGAATACTCTCCGCCGGCGTGCGGTCTCAGCTCCGATTGCCAGAGTAAGTTATCGCCGCTCGATCTGCTTCCTGGGCACCACCGCTCGAGAGGCCGCACTAGAGCTCGCAACATCACTTACTGTTAGGGTTTTAGCTGATTCCAAGTTCTGAGAGTAGAATTGTAATTGATTCGATTGGGAGTGAGATCGAATGGTTTAGATTGGATTGAGATCGGTTTTGATTTTTCGACGAATGTTTGGGTGTGTGTTGATCTGATTGATTGTTAGTTAGGTTTGAATGGAATGTGTGTTTGTTTGAGTTTGGTGAAACAAAACCGCGTTATGAAGATGAATATGAAAGATGACTTTGGACTCTGTCGTTTTTTATACATGTCCGTAGACTACGCGTCGTTTTCTTTATTTGCCGTGctttttcaatcttttttttttaatttattcaacgcgttgtttatttattttccacCTCCGTTTGACAATTTACACTGAATAAAACAAAGTTTTGGGCGGgcacataaaaacataaaacgtcatttttccaatattttaaataaatatctttcTTATAGAACAATTCAACGTGGTCCAACGAAAATATCTACTCTGACTCCTCATCAATTTTCCATCTGAAATCAACAGCTGCTACTTTAATGAattttagagagaaaaaaaatatatatatagtgttttattttagtgtaatgtatttacatttatataataCACCGTCAATATTCAAaggttatatttatataaaaacatgcCTTTGTAAAACTAAATCCATGTCAAGAGTATGTAAAGATAATCGAAGTTAAATTGTGGAAGAAACTATATTAAATTCATTTGCGAGCATATGAATTGTTCAGGAGGATAAGAGATGCAAAGGCGTGTCTCATTGACTTATTTCATTACAAGTTACAGGCACTTCTATAAGTAAATTCTATTTTGAATTGTTTTGTCAACCAATTGATACTAGTAATATTCGGTATATTAGTATGGAGATGTTGTGATAAGAGGTGAGTAAAGCTGTAGCCAACGTGTATCTGATATATACTTGCATGTCGGTTAAGAGAAATGGATAACTATTGGATACAATTTCTGGCTAATCTACTCATCTTAGGGGTTGTATTTAGACTAATCTACATTTGGTTCATCACGTTACATTCTGTTTCCAGCATTACTATAGAATTGATCAACATATGGTGAATGTAGTTGTACTGATTAGTGTTAATTTAATAGCAAGTTGGGCATTTTATTCTATTAATCACAAAGAAATTGTTTACAATTGTAATTAAGAAACTGACGTGAACGGATTGTATACTGTGGGTATATCAATTAATCTTGTTTTATCATCACGTTGCAGCTTCAAGAATAAGAAAGATATTATATCTTCTAGTCAAACTCTATGTTTGTCATGTAGAACTGATCAAAATGGTGAATATGGTAGTAATGATTATTTTAAGCTAATTTCAAGTTGCATGATCTAGTTAAGAAAACTGACATGGACGGACTTGTGTGTCGATACGCTGTCGATACATTGCCCCAAGCTGTTGGACTCTTTCGAAGAAGACACGTATGTTTCCATTATTTTGTTCCTTGGGTTCAACTAAAAATGGCACGTATTGAGTTGGAAACTGGAGGGCTATATATTTGCGGAACTTTGCAAATGCACACCAATCCTAAACTATTAATGAGAGAGCAAAGATTAATGTCAAACCTTTTACTTTGGCTCTCCGGAAAGGACAAACTGCTGAGATCACTAAGGGCACTCGAACAAGGTTTTTCTTCTCTcatattacattattttttagAGTCCATCATCTTTCTATAAACATTCTAATATTCATGACTAACCGTTCCTGGTGTATTGTAACAGCTTAAGAACCTTGTTAGTGCTTTAGAAGAGACTACTGGTGCTCTGTATTTGGTTGAAAGGAATATTACAAAAGCTACCATGATCCCAAGGTAGCTTTCGTTGAGCGCTTATCACTCCTTTAGTTACAGTTTTTGGAGATTGCAAAATCTTGCAATCTAACCAGTGGAATATTAGATCCAGATCTATAAACTCCACTAACCTTTTAATTTCGAGACTCAATAAGAAACTTACCAATAAAGTTGCTCTTAAAGATAAAAAGAATATAtcctttttgtcaacaaaaaggaaaatatcCTAGTTGTAAAATATACTTATGTTTTAAATACACGTTGATCCTTATGAGATTAGGAATGGAATATTCtccctatatattaatatctATAGCGGAGATTGGGagagacatttttttttttaagattaccGAGTTTTATAAATAGTTGCTTACTTGATAAGCAACCTTAACCTAAGAGAGAAAAGTGATCGCCAACAACCATGATTGATAGAGAAGAGCCACCGGTCAATAACTTGCTGATGTTATCTGATGATTTGGTATTAAACTGCTTAGCCCACGTCTCAAGATTATACTATCCAACTCTATATTTAGTTTGTAAACGATTTCGGTCTCTCCTTGCTTCAGTGGACCTTTTCCAAATCCGAACCCTCTTAGGCCTAACAGAGAGTTTTGTCTATGTGTGCTTACGACTCCATACTGATCCTAGCCAACTAGGTTGGTTCATTCTCTGCCAGAGACCAAATACCTCAAGAAAAGTTTTGGTCCCGATATCTATTCCCAGTCCTACATGTGCATCTTTGTCCGGTGTTGCAGTGGTTGGTCCTAATATATACGTCATTGGCGGTGGATCAAAGAATAATGCTTGGTCCAGCGTTATGGTCATGGACAGTCGTTTTTACACATGGCGTGAGGCTCCAAGCATGCGTGTAGCCCGTGTGCTCCCATCTGCTTGCGTCGTTGATGAGAAAATATATGTTGCGGGAGGCTATGATAATCTCGATTCAACGAACTGGATGGAGGTTTTTGATACGAAGACTCAAACTTGGGAGTTTCTACATATCCCGAGCGAGGAGATATGCTTAGGGTCTGAGTACCAAAGCGCAAAGTATGAAGGAACCGTCTATATGAGGTCTCGGAAGAAACGTGCGACTTACAAGTTGCATAAAGGTAGATGGAGAGCGGCAGACATAGGGATGAATAGAGGATGGGCTTCGTCGCGATACTCTTATTGTGTGATAGAGAACGTCTTCTATCGTTACAGTGATAAGAAGATACATTGGTATGACGTCCGAAAAAAAGTATGGACAACTGTTAAGGGTTTGGAAAGATTCTCTATGTTGCTTTTTTCTAAGGGTAACGTTCAGTTGGCCGATCATGGTGGGAAAATAGCGATTTTGTGCGAGGAGTATGTGTTTGCTGGTAAGAGTATAACGATTTGGTGTGCAGAAATTATCCTTGAAAAACGCCAAAATCAGGAAATTTGGGGGACACTCGAATGCTTTGAGAATGTGTTAATATCCAAAGATAATCCCTATATATCCAATAAGGCAGACGGTACAGTGGGTTTAGTGCATGCTTTAACTTCTACGGTTTGGTGAACTGAACCCATTCACCAATGCaaatattataatgttttgttctctttttttttcaaaaatatttctttgagaattatttgttttctatatatCTTCTGCAATGTGAATATTCTACTGAATTGTAGTTGAATAGTTAAAagttaattacaaaaaaaaaatcaacaaatctATTGCTTACAAGTATCATATTAGGTTTTAGTGGGGTTCTAAGAGCACCTTCATCGCGGTCTCCTAGGCCCGTAATTAGTGTTTttagcttttaaaaaaaaaggaaaatcctcctatacattaaaagagaagtcattttagtgatttttgcttAGGTGGCATTCATAGAGAGCTTCTAGGAttaattctcttaattttattggttaaatttttgataatttctttttcatttattttttataatcgaccaaacattaccaaatttgaatccatataattaatacagtcttattaatatagtatatttgatcgacacaaacattaccaaatttgaatccatataattaatacgTTCTTAACAATGACATACTTTATGGATAAGGCATTCATATTAGAAATTTGGAaagcttctcaaatatagaaattatagaaagattaataatattttatttcttacttttaatatttataaactataaaatataatgaacgaaattttatataagataattataatagttttatactctacttgatgaattgtattcgaatataattatataataattattttaaatattaaaaaatccaaatttttttattaacattatttttagattatttatcgttgtttaaagaataaatttatcagaattttaaaataatttacagaatgttataaattatttataaaaaataaatttactatatattgaTTGAGAAGTCACATAAGTGATTTTTATTACGTGTCGATCATAAATGAActcttaattattataattttattggccgataatttttaattttatttattataatctttctatatattaaaagaaagtaCATTTGCCAGCTGGCACTCTCACAGCCTTTCTCATAAGAATTCTATcgattctattggttgattttttagaatttctttttgatttattttttccatCGACACTACTAAAAAGGGAAGCCCTCTAAATACTTAccttattttgtaatttcgaTATATCATTTAATTCATCGATCCCACTATAATAGAAAAGTACCATTGAATACTAATTgcaaggaaaaaaataatttaatgaccAATTAACATCACTTTTCAAATGagttacataatattatttataactatttatggtaactaattgtcgAAAGTATGATATAAAgccattttattaattcaaataaatattttagattccaAATggtttacataatattattaataactatttatggtaactaattgtcgaaaatatggtatataaagtcattttatcaattcaaataaatattttggtttattattttatgtagtctatagatatataagaatataaagtcattttatcaaatcaaataatttattttaattcattgatccccctataaaaggaaagtaacATTGAATACtaattgaaaaggaaaaaataatttaattccCCTATTAACATTACTCGcgcaaaaatattagttaatacatgtaataattagtttccttattacaaatGGAAAGAATTCTGTTGATcttattgattgattttttagaatttatttttcgatttattttaatcatcgACATTACTAAAAACGAAATCACTTTAATACTTAACTTTTGTGTTTTCTCGATTCAAAGAACATCTTTTTGCGATCATTTCTGTGTTTAACTCATTAAATActcactaaatattttagatctcagagaaacaaaattaattgacAAGATATTTTCTCTACTAAAATCATGcgtttaaaacttaatatttatggcGAGACTTGTCAACCAAAATTCTTGTACAATCTATTCACGAGATATTCTCCTTTAGCTTTATCAAgaagactagattttgacccgcgctttggaagcgcggaatattttacgatgaaaaatttcactaataatttaacaaatattttggtaatttttaaagagtgtgtatttaaaatatttttgcatttaaatcagtgtttttaaattcaacccgattgtgattataccggttaatccggagatctgacaattcaatttaggttttttaaaatatacatattaaaaaaatcactaaaacccgaaactaaccgattgaactgatggatgatcgatatgtaatctaattggatttaaattgtaatagtttcataatttgtaatcttataatccaaattttaaagtttatttttttcaatttatgaaatatataacgtttctacaaattttaagagaaaatgatatatataaaataactaagattaattattgtattgtttggaaacattgatagtagtataaaaatatattgtttggaaacattgatagtagtataaagaaataaatatattgtttggaaacatggatagtagtataaagaaaggaacattagtgatttaatgtaggttaactataaagtataaaagtgtatttaatttaaaaacttacaaaataaatgttaggtccaacataatgtttctgttttaataagatagatattccaaaaataatattgcgttataaatataagatttattgagaatttattaaaaaattatacttcTTAGCTTATCATGCAAGCTAAATCAATGAGAAGCGTCCATCAATTTACTATAAATAAGACATCCACAGTAGAAGAAACGAAATCATTGAACTTTGTATTCTGAacttttaatgttaataatgttctgaattttttttttcttattttagaacattaagcttttatatttcatgagagctgatttttcttttggtttatatgcagatACTTTATTATGACGATTTATCCACTGAAGCTATATATCGATTTGATTGTACACCTCTTTGATATATCATTTCGATAACATCTTTGTTCCTCAATCtggtaaaaaaaagtttactcaATTTGATAACATCTCTCAGTTATATCATTTCAATAGCATCTTTTTTTGTGTTgcgaatacttttttttattagtagaattatattattgtttagaattataagcttatatatatacatattgttttttggtttaGAATTATATTTCAGACCTCTAAGAGTTCACCATTCGGTCCTGCAAAAGATGTGCGCTTAGAATGGTATTTTCTCTATTGTACATCAAAATTGGATAatcacattatatttttaaaatattagtaggATGGTATTTTCTCTACTGAAATAATATCTTATTTCCTAATCTCAtgctttaatatttaaattgtaagggtaatatttttaaattaaatcattAGTGTAAACTATTCCCgatatattctcttttttatttttaaaatgtaattttaataacaactagagcttgacccgtgcgtccgcacggattgttattttcatttttatataaatgaatattatttaaatgtttattagtttatattttaaatatttatcatattttaaatattttataaatacaacaaagaaaatagTGAGCCGTGCCCGCTACTAAACTTTTGACAAAATATTGACCTATTgatatgtttgaataatatttctttttaacatgaaattatttttcaaatgtaataaaaattttaaatattttgatcagatatTACGGTGAGGTTTAGAtacattagaaaaaatatttggttataaacattaaacattgttatacaaagatatttaaattttcttgttgaaaataatttatagtaacTGAAATGATTAAACGTATAtgttagaaatttttgaaatatattaatcttaagtgagattaaattatattaaaaataatattcacttacaaatatttcatattgttctataagttgtttaaagatatttaaatcttagcattataaaattttattgttcAATAATTAATGCtaagttaaacatatattttaggaatattcataatattgtttaatatctaatttaaacttgatttttgttcaaaaataattaatggtaacattatccaagttttatatagttaaaatcgatattaatttgaatatcctctaaaattagttaattggtttaaggaaatatattaaatacgaaaattaagttaagtttgatttaggaaatagtttaataaatagaaaaaaaatgattcattaAGATAGATTCAtttaattacttcagtggcatgtCATTGTAAACAAGTTTGAAAACTTagggatattttatatttgtacttctgttttaataatataagatatattccataaataatCCTAACTTATaggtagataaattttaaagttaatttgaGAATATTCTGGAACATAGCTTattgtgaaagttaaatattttagtaaagtcTAGCATTTTACTTACCTTTTGTGTTTTCTCGATTCAAAGAACATCTTTTTGAGAACTCTTTCTGTGTTTAATTCATTAAtacctactaaatattttagatgtcagAGAAACGAAATTAATTGACAAAATATTTCTCTCCAAAAATCAtgcatttaaaacttaatatttaggGTGATACTTGTCAACCAAAATTCTGGTGCAATCTATTCACGAGATGTTCTCCTTTAGCTTTATCAACAagatattccaaaaataaaattaccttATGAGTAAGATTTATTGAGAAtttattaaaagaatattttaaataaatctaacttgcgcaGAAGagtaatatttaattcaaatcagcttatgatattgtagatttaataactttcttattcaatttaaatatttattatgaaaaattaatattttctgctTTTTCCTTCTAAACATgtattatactttataattgcttattatttatagttacaATAGCATACTAATGAGATGAACCTTTTCTTTTGCAGGTCATGATGTTGCAGTCATTAGGTGATATTTCCTCAGGTTCTTTGATTTTTCAGGAACTCCtttgtctaaaagaaaaagccaagaaGATCATGACAGTAGTCTTGAGATCAACACTATGTCATTTAACAGTTATTTATTTACTTGTTTATTATAGTTCTCACAATTTGCCTGACTGAAAAATATGTCcatatttatcacattaatgaTGATTGCAACATCACGTAACATATATTcatcatatttaattcaaaagattgattggtaataattaaaatgatttatgttaacacattaaattcaaaaaaatctagatagcaataaaaaatgtaataaattgtacgaatataatatttgatactAACTTATCGTGCAACCATATCAAC
It encodes:
- the LOC108848313 gene encoding probable protein phosphatase 2C 63, coding for MLRALVRPLERWCPGSRSSGDNLLWQSELRPHAGGEYSIAVVQANSRLEDQSQVFTSSSATYVGVHDGHGGPEASRFVNRHLFPYIHKFAKEEGGLSVDVIRKAFKETEDDFCHMVKRSLPSKPQMATVGTCCLFGAISDGTLYVANLGDSRAVLGRVVSGVAVAERLSTDHNVAVEEVRKEVKALNPDDSQIVMYIRGVWRIKGIIQVSRSIGDVYLKKPEFYRDPVFQQHGNPIPLRRPAMTAEPSIIVRKLKPQDLFLIFASDGLWEHLTDEAAVEIVLKHPRAGIARRLVRAALEEAAKKREMRYGDMKKIARGVRRHFHDDISVVVVYLDQHKPKNGKLVQQGGITAPPDIYSLRSDEAKQRQLLNVLY
- the LOC108853363 gene encoding F-box/kelch-repeat protein At4g23580-like; its protein translation is MIDREEPPVNNLLMLSDDLVLNCLAHVSRLYYPTLYLVCKRFRSLLASVDLFQIRTLLGLTESFVYVCLRLHTDPSQLGWFILCQRPNTSRKVLVPISIPSPTCASLSGVAVVGPNIYVIGGGSKNNAWSSVMVMDSRFYTWREAPSMRVARVLPSACVVDEKIYVAGGYDNLDSTNWMEVFDTKTQTWEFLHIPSEEICLGSEYQSAKYEGTVYMRSRKKRATYKLHKGRWRAADIGMNRGWASSRYSYCVIENVFYRYSDKKIHWYDVRKKVWTTVKGLERFSMLLFSKGNVQLADHGGKIAILCEEYVFAGKSITIWCAEIILEKRQNQEIWGTLECFENVLISKDNPYISNKADGTVGLVHALTSTVW